DNA from Dama dama isolate Ldn47 chromosome 5, ASM3311817v1, whole genome shotgun sequence:
CCCCCCGACCAGACTCCCACTGCCTCCCACTTGCCCACCCTCCCCCAATCCCGTTATAGCCCCTCCGCAGGCTTCTCCCCACCCCATGGGCCATACTGGGGCCTCAGGGCAGTGCGTCCCTCGTGGGTGATGGCTGCCTTCTGCCCACAGTTGGGGTGGAAGAGCAGGCGCTCAGGTTCTGCCTGGGTTGTAGGAGCAGCCCGGCGGAGAGCACCCTCAGGGGACAGAGCCCGCAGGATGGCATTGTTCCGGCGAAGGCGGTCACTGTGGTTGTTGTTGTGGACGATGGTCACCTTCACGGCCATCCCATACAAGTCCACCACACCATACACCACTGGGGGCGTCAAGGGGGTCGCCACACCTGCAGGGGTGGAAGGCACGGGGAATGGAGGAATGATGGCCGTCTCATTGTgcatgggaggaggggagaagaatCAATAAAGGGAAAATGAGATAGACCCCCCCTCAGTGAAAGCCCTGGCCCAGGGGCTCTCTCTGACTTCTCCTTACCCTGATCAATGCCATTAATGAAGAAGTGCAGGGCAGAGTTGGACTTCCTTGTGAGACCAATGTGGTCACCCTCCTattcaaagcagaaaaataaaaacctggaATCTTTTGACAGCTTAGCTCCAGACTTGTCCTGGAGACTGGGAACAGAGTAGTCCTCCAGCCTTCCCCTCAACCGATGTGACAGGGGAACAGCTCCAACTGGTTCCCATGCATCTCAGACCACTCCGAATGTTCAAGGCAAGTCAGGCACTATGTTAAACTATTTTATCAACACCAACTCAACCTTCACGGCACTCTATCAAATAGTACTGACAGGAtcattttcagacattaagggaaaaaaaaaaactacccaaAAAAATGAGCTTCTGGCCGCAGGTCACCACCACCAAAGGCCAAactgaaagaagaatggaacccaCCTGACTGCAAAATCTGAGTGCTTAACAGTTGGGCAGCCCTGCCTTCtcagaaggaaaagtgaaagtcaatcatttgtgtccaactctttgtgaccccacagactgtagcctgccaggctcctctgtccatggaattctccaggccagaatactggagcaggtaactgttctcatctccaggggatcttcccaaaccacggatcaaacccaggtctcctgcactgcaggcagactctttaccgtctgagccaccagggaagcccttctcagaAGGAACCTTCAGACAAAAGATAAAGGGCCTTCCTTGCTCCAGGTCAGACAGCACGGGGCCCAGGCAGGACTGCTCGGTATATACCGGGGTGCCCCTGGAGAGAGGCCGGCGCTGTGTCCACCCTTACCTGCAGCTCATCCAGGCTGAATTCACAGTACTCCCGGCGGGTGCCCTTGCCATTGGTCAGGATCCCACAGCCGCTCATCATGATGGTGCCTGGGAAAGCAGACACCTTGGTTAGGGTACGGGCTCCCTGCACCTTGGTGACCACACGCCACGCCCCCACCATGCCAGGGGCTGGTACCTGACTGCAGGTTGGTCATGGTGGCTGGGTACTCCAGATTGTTGGGGTTGTGGGTGGTGACACCAATCTCAATGGAGCCTGACCACTTATCTACGAGCTTATCGATGCGGATCTTGGGTGGAATGACAGTGGAAGGGAGAGGGGAAATGTAAacgcagaggaaaaaaaaaatctctccgcCCTTTGCACTTCCCTAGGCCACCTCCACCCTCTTCTAGCATTGGGGATCGAGCCCCATTTCTAGTTCCCAGAGGGTGAGACACTGGCCAGGCCCCAGCACCCTGCACACCTCAAACATCTCATTGTCCCGGAGCGGGCGGTTGGTCATGACAACCCCGTTGTTGAATTCATCCAGGGGCCGGCGGCGCTCAGCAGTCTTATTATTGTTGCTGAGCTTGATGAGGGTTCCACACTTCTCATGGAAAAGGAGAGCATCGTTGGAGGTGACAATGGGCGAGGTGGCAGCACCGCTAGGCCCCGGTGCTTCCCCTGCTGGGGGGGAGCTCAGGTTCACATTTAGGAGCCCCCCGTTGTACGCAGACAGGATGGCATTGCTCACCACCTCGGAGAGCTCCATGCTGGCAAAGTCTGCAACAGCAGGACACAGGAAGGAAGCAGAAATGAGTCTTCTCAGTCTCAGGCTCACCATGCTTTCCCTACCCCTCTCCTGAGGTGCCCCCCTGTCCACCTCACGTCCCGCTCCCCTTCCCAGGCCTCCCAGGAACCCTCACCATTATGCGACTCAAGGCTGTTAGGAAACGTCTCCGGTCGGGCCTGCGCTGGGGATACCATGAAGGCTGGGGACCAGGTGGAATGGGAGGGGAATAAGGGTTCAGCCCCTGTTGCAGGGACCACAGTCAGGAGACCCCTCCGCTAGCCCCTGCTCTCCCAGCCCACACCCAGCCTCACCTGTCATTGCCTTGCCCCACCCCCGCTCATTCAGCCATTCCCTCTGCCCCATCCCCCCACCACTGCCCTAGCTGCATTCTCACCTTCATCCCCAGAGGTCCCCTGTTCAGCCAAGGCAGAATCTTCAGGGGGGGCAGAGGGCTCAAGGGGAGGCGTGGGGCTGGGAGTAGGGGGGCTGAAGCCCGGCTCAGGGGGGAGCACAGTGATCTGGGTGCACTTGCCGTAAAGGTCCACGACGGCCCAGACACGAGCCGGAAGGCCCGTGGCAGCCACGCCGCAATCCCGCCCGTTCACCCAGAGCCGAAGCTCCCCGGCAGCCGTGCGCTCCACGCCCACACGGTCCCCTTCGCCAAGCTGGTCGAGGTCCTGCCCATACTCCTCCAGCACAGACCGTCCATCCCTCAGCACCGAGCAGCCCGACACTACCCACGAGCCCCCCTTCAGCCCTGTGGCGCTGCTTGGGAAATCCAGCACACTGGGATCCAGTGCCGTCACCCCAATCTCAATGGAGCCACTCCAGGAGTTGACCTGTGATGGGGCGGTGGACAGTGGCTCAGGATGGGCTACGaaggggtctcccacatttcacaGGTCACTGTGTCCCCCTCTTCCCGCCTCTCAGACAGCTAACTGGGCTTTGCTCTCTTGAGATAGGAGGCATCCCCAATCCAGAGATCCAGTCCCAGAAAGTATTTTCTGGACTTTGGTCTCAGGGAATGATTAGGCTTGATCTCCTTTAGCAACTCTCTTCTGTACTCTGGGTGCACGCTGTCTATGAGCCCATGCACTTCGCACGCTGGCTCACCAAGCTGGCTAAATTCCCTGGCTCCAGCCTCCTGCCATCTCTAACTGCTCTGGTCTCTGTGGCCCCTCAACCAGTAAAATTCACAGCTCTCTATTCTTGCTGGTGTATTGCTCgctctctctgggcctctctcCTAGGCTCTGGCTGCACTCAAACTCACTCTCCTCTCAAATTCTACCTCTGTGCACCTGGCATTTCCGCCTCATCactgcacaggcacacacatctCTTGCTTCGAGTATCTCTCCTCACCCATCTTTCTGTCCCCATCGGTGTGCGTTTGTCCTTCAATGGTTGCTCTTTTCTTGGTTATCTCTCTTCTTCTTCCATCACATCTCTGACATTTCTCCATCCTCCATCTCCCAGAAATTATCGCAGGAGGATTGTTCTCTAATCATTATAGTGGGTGGGGCCCCGTGTCCCTTCCCTGCTCCTGGGTCTTGACAAAACTCAAGCTCTCCTTGTCtccttctctttgtgacttaatgtttccgcttcatgctcccttcCTGCCCATCACCTGGTGTCCTGGCTAGCGGTTCCCTCTCGGTATCCGGTAATGTGGGCTACCCTAGCTGTCCTCCCCCATCGCCTTCTggtcccctcccaccaccctccacaTCTCGCTTCCGCGGCCCCAGCTCCGCACCTTGCGATCGATGCGGACGGTGAAGACGCGTCCATCGCGCAAGGGTTCCCGACTCAACACCAGCCCGTGGTTAAACTCCTGGCCTGGCTGCTGCCGCCGCGCTGTACGCCCACAGGCCGACAAGCTCACCAAGCGCCCGGTGCGCGGGTGCAGCTCCCCGCCGCTGCCCAGACCCCCGCCGGACCCCGGCCCTGGGCCGCTCCCGACGGGGCCACCACCCCCACCCGGCCCCGGCCCGGGGCCTCCCCCGGAGCCCCCATTCCCACCCGACCCCGCCGCCATCGCCGCTGACACCGGGGCCGCGCGACAGCCGCGCTTGGCGGCACCGTGGCAACCGCGGTGTACGGACGCCCTGGGGGAATAGGACTCGGGGGCTGGGGCCAGATATGCTTTACGGCAGTGCCGGGCAATAAAGCATCCCGGAGTAGGGAACTAAGGACTACAACGGTGGGAAGAGAAAGGACGACTGGGTCGGGCAGGTTTGCTTTACGGCACGGGCGAGGTGACGGAGAGGGGCGAAGACGCGCCGGGAGCTTTTGCGACAGTGGAAGAAACGACTGCCGCAGGCACCTTTACGACTTGGGGGTGGTGCCCAAACACTTTCAGCTTTGCGACACCGACGACCCTGCCTTCGTCGAGGACAGGCAACACTTTGAAGTATTCGCTTTACGGCaagaggaggtggggcctttcaTTTGCTCCACGCGCCTCGAAGCGGTGTGAGGGGGCCTTGAGCACATAGAGGTAGCTTTGTAAATAAAGAGGGTCACACTCCGTACCACTTGAGACCGGATATGTCTTTCGACAGTGTGGCAATCCCTTCACTTCTCCGCAGAAACAGAGCGGGCTGGCTTTTGGGGCGAAAAGAGTTCGCGGGTGTTTCTAGACAAGCCCATCTTGAACTCTAGTCCAACCAAACTTAGGTTTTAAAGCCACGAATAAAGAGTCCAAAGGAACCCTGGCAGGTAGTTTCAGGCAACGACGCTGACAGTCCTCAAAAACCGCCACCCCCAGAGCTATCAACAACCCCCCAGACGCTCACGCTTCAATTGGACTGTGTGTGACGTCACAATTAGGTTTCTCTCACCGCGTCCGGGACCCCTGACTACGATTGGATAATTCGGATGAGGGTGGTGATGGGGGAGAAGGGCGGGAACAAATCCCAGAGACAAAGAAGGGTTTTAGGGTGGGACAGAAAGGGAGGGGCAACCTGACAGGCTTCCAGCCGGAGGTCCCGAAACAGTTTTGATTCCGCCCCCCACGGCTCTAGGGAGCGGTGGGGGAGGAGACCCAGACCTCGCCCAAGAGTCCCCCTCCCGccgcggtgggggcggggcctggggcggGGCTATGTGGAGCAGGGAGGCGGGGCGAGGTAGCTGAGAGTGGCCCCCTAGTGGGGCCATGGAGAAGCAGGAAAGTCTGGGGGCTGCTGGCGGCCTCAGTGGAGAATCCCCTGGTGGGGGTATCAGGGGGGTGCCAGGAGGCATCGGAGGGGTCGAGTCAGGCGCCGGCTTCCTCTCCGGAGTAACCATGTTTCACGGTTCTGGGCCTCCCACGCACAATGGGGGAACCATAATTCGCAGTCCTGATTCTAGCCAGCCCTCCGGAGGGACAGCAGTCCTCGGTTCCGGGCTCAACCAGCATCCTGGGGAAGTCGCGGGCCACAGCTTTGGGGCCGGTACACAACCTGACGGGTTTAATCCCCACTTCCCTGGAACCAGTGTATCCGGGATGTTCAACCCGGGGTCCGGGGGGTCTGGGGTGTACGACTCGGCAAACATTCCGCTATCCGAGTCAACTTGCATGCGCCAAGACAGACCCTGTGAGGACCGGCCCCGGAGCATCCTAAAAAACAGCAGCTCCATCACGGTGCACAAATCCCCCGGGGCGGAGAGGTAAGGAGCCGGGGAGGAAGAAAGGGATTCCAGACATTAGAGGAAGCCAAGGCAGGGGAAAGGGGCGGAGTCCCAAGAACTAAAAGTGAGAGTAAGTGGGGATAATTGGGTGAGAAATCCGAGGTTCCTAGCCTTTGAGAGAGCGGCAGGTACGGGATAGACCCTTTGATTACGTAGCACGTGATTATCATCAGGTGTGACCCTACCCCAGCCTCCTACACGCCTGGAACTACCAGAGGGAACAAGAAAAAGGTTTTGAATGACTGAAAGAGTGAGGGAGGACAGAGAAGAGGAGGGCACTAGGAGAtttcctcccccttttttttgtGTCCTTCCCTCACCCGAAGGAGAAAGTCTCAGCACTGGGATGAAATGAATATCCTGGCCACCTACCACCCTGCTGACAAGAACTATGGCTTTATGAAGGTGGATGAGCCCAGCACTCCCTTCCACAGGTGCGAGTCTGCAGCTCTAGCCCTTCAGCTCCTACTCTCTTCTCTATTCAAAGGAGAAGGGGAGTGCCTGCTGCCCGCTCTGAGGCACTGCCTCATCCCCTCCTTGCAGGCTGCAAGACAGCGATGAAGACCTGCTTGCCGGGACCTCTCACACAATGACTCCTGAGAAGTTAGCAGAGAGGTGAGAGTCCTGCCAGAGGTCAGTAGGAACCTGCGGTCTCTTGCCTCCTCCACCCCTGAACTCAGGTCTGAGCCAGCTCTGCTTTTTGGCTCTCCAAATGGGAGGTACTACAATTTGGATCAGGGGTCACTCAGGCCAAGGTGGGAGAGTCAGCCAGCTTGGCCCCAGCTACCACCTGCTTCCATTTTTTGTTCTCTCTATGCCCCCAACTGGTCTCTCTCCCCTTCAGGTTTGCAACAGTGGACAGTTTCTGCCCCAAGGTCCTGTACAGTGATAACAGAAGCTCGGGGTCTTCAGACAGCTTTTCCAAGACACGTGAGATGAGGGGTGGGGTTAAATGGAAGGGGAGGTGGAGTGAGAGCTCAGCGGAGAGCCTGGCAGGAAAGCCATGCTCTGACACTGGCCCACAGAATCCGATGACTTTGAAAAGCGCCGCAAGGCACACTACAATGAAGGAAAGTTCCTGAAAACTCAGAAAAACCCTCCCTTGGATAATAGCAAGAACAGCAGTGTGGGTAGTGTG
Protein-coding regions in this window:
- the LOC133057165 gene encoding uncharacterized protein LOC133057165 isoform X1 translates to MEKQESLGAAGGLSGESPGGGIRGVPGGIGGVESGAGFLSGVTMFHGSGPPTHNGGTIIRSPDSSQPSGGTAVLGSGLNQHPGEVAGHSFGAGTQPDGFNPHFPGTSVSGMFNPGSGGSGVYDSANIPLSESTCMRQDRPCEDRPRSILKNSSSITVHKSPGAERRKSQHWDEMNILATYHPADKNYGFMKVDEPSTPFHRLQDSDEDLLAGTSHTMTPEKLAERFATVDSFCPKVLYSDNRSSGSSDSFSKTQSDDFEKRRKAHYNEGKFLKTQKNPPLDNSKNSSVGSVSMSSGGRGVMLDSEPRPVERGGAGRMTAGVKDQIGLVARNHILEAKGALMTQIDLDDSSASPAFRNLSPTSSTTVVLQKEIDLQRKEYYSKGRYLRCWSHPELEEDTEDEQQSSSTNLNWVIESPMSTEVRLLDHTGSSSQDFQATESSRKVIVTSSKPGTALSSKDSGSRAMSDWCQWLVSKGLNWQSMGGSEREPGSHPNFTNQSQHRHETLRLQWTQEEETRQWKL
- the LOC133057165 gene encoding uncharacterized protein LOC133057165 isoform X2, yielding MEKQESLGAAGGLSGESPGGGIRGVPGGIGGVESGAGFLSGVTMFHGSGPPTHNGGTIIRSPDSSQPSGGTAVLGSGLNQHPGEVAGHSFGAGTQPDGFNPHFPGTSVSGMFNPGSGGSGVYDSANIPLSESTCMRQDRPCEDRPRSILKNSSSITVHKSPGAERRKSQHWDEMNILATYHPADKNYGFMKVDEPSTPFHRLQDSDEDLLAGTSHTMTPEKLAERFATVDSFCPKVLYSDNRSSGSSDSFSKTQSDDFEKRRKAHYNEGKFLKTQKNPPLDNSKNSSVGSVSMSSGGRGVMLDSEPRPVERGGAGRMTAGVKDQIGLVARNHILEAKGALMTQIDLDDSSASPAFRNLSPTSSTTVVLQKEIDLQRKEYYSKGRYLRCWSHPELEEDTEDEQQSSSTNLNWVIESPMSTEVRLLDHTGSSSQDFQATESSRKVIVTSSKPDETLRLQWTQEEETRQWKL